Proteins from a genomic interval of Candidatus Fokinia cryptica:
- the gatB gene encoding Asp-tRNA(Asn)/Glu-tRNA(Gln) amidotransferase subunit GatB — protein sequence MKRRIFVKMIEAKYIDWELVIGLEVHAQLVSKWKLFSNSISASESNTNAVPNSNTSLHDIALPGVLPIPNFSCIEQAIKAGLALEGKISAVSSWDRKHYFYPDLPQGYQITQSTQIVTEGRIPIIVDGIKKFIGMNELHIEQDAAKCVHGDGITYVDFNRCGTALIEIVTKPDIRSKKEAVECFKNLRAILICIGVCNGNMENGDMRCDVNISVRKKGDEKYGTRVEIKNLNSTKSIVDAIDYEYKRQIDIIQNGGVILNETMLFNGVTIPIRSKEDVADYRYIKDPDLMPIYIGEEVVKNIKESIPELPMEKLMRYVTQLGIKEAEASIIASEPLIAKYFDEAVLGYVSTPQNVANIVTCELFRIIEKYKISPQELGLAPKMLSDLCVMIEKGAISFSAAKSIVNEICDVNSPYYRKEPSYVVDVMDLNQISDEEELIQMVSEVLKEEQNEVERYRNGEEKLLGYFVGKIMKKSKGKGNPVKINELLLKKLKEGDI from the coding sequence ATGAAACGTAGAATTTTTGTAAAGATGATAGAGGCTAAGTATATTGACTGGGAATTAGTAATAGGTCTTGAAGTGCATGCACAGCTTGTATCAAAGTGGAAACTTTTTTCTAATTCTATTTCTGCATCTGAAAGTAATACTAATGCTGTGCCGAATAGCAATACTAGTTTGCATGACATAGCTCTTCCTGGTGTATTGCCGATACCAAATTTTAGTTGTATTGAGCAAGCTATAAAGGCTGGACTTGCACTTGAAGGAAAGATTAGTGCTGTTTCTTCATGGGATAGAAAGCATTACTTTTATCCTGATTTACCACAAGGGTATCAGATCACTCAATCTACGCAGATAGTTACAGAGGGCAGAATACCTATTATTGTAGATGGTATCAAGAAGTTTATTGGAATGAATGAGTTGCATATTGAGCAGGATGCCGCTAAATGCGTACATGGAGATGGTATTACATATGTAGATTTTAATAGATGTGGGACTGCTCTTATAGAAATTGTCACAAAACCTGATATAAGGTCAAAAAAAGAAGCTGTAGAATGCTTTAAGAATCTCAGGGCAATTCTAATATGTATAGGAGTTTGTAATGGAAATATGGAGAATGGTGATATGCGATGCGATGTTAATATTTCTGTGAGAAAAAAGGGTGATGAAAAATACGGTACGAGGGTTGAGATAAAAAACTTGAATTCAACTAAAAGTATAGTAGATGCAATTGATTACGAGTATAAGAGGCAAATTGATATCATTCAAAATGGAGGGGTGATATTAAACGAGACAATGTTATTTAATGGAGTAACTATACCAATACGTTCAAAGGAAGATGTAGCAGATTACAGGTATATCAAAGATCCGGACTTAATGCCTATATATATAGGAGAGGAAGTTGTAAAAAATATCAAAGAGAGTATTCCTGAGCTTCCTATGGAGAAGTTAATGAGGTATGTTACGCAGCTAGGAATAAAGGAAGCGGAAGCATCTATAATAGCTTCAGAGCCTTTGATTGCTAAATATTTTGACGAAGCGGTATTAGGTTATGTTAGTACTCCGCAAAATGTAGCAAATATTGTAACTTGTGAATTATTTAGAATAATTGAGAAATATAAAATTTCACCACAAGAATTAGGACTTGCTCCAAAAATGCTATCAGATTTATGTGTAATGATAGAAAAGGGGGCAATTTCATTTAGTGCAGCTAAAAGTATAGTAAATGAAATATGTGATGTTAATTCTCCATATTATCGCAAAGAGCCTTCATATGTGGTAGATGTGATGGATTTGAATCAAATTTCTGATGAAGAAGAGCTTATACAAATGGTAAGTGAAGTGCTGAAGGAAGAGCAAAATGAAGTAGAGAGATATCGAAATGGAGAAGAAAAATTATTGGGATATTTTGTAGGGAAAATAATGAAAAAATCTAAAGGGAAGGGTAATCCAGTGAAAATCAATGAGCTTTTATTAAAAAAATTAAAAGAAGGTGACATATAA
- a CDS encoding acetate/propionate family kinase — MVDYILVANTGSSSLKITASPFNKDQGIDVVMHVDFLLNSTSCSVKYGEFVKDIEIQNGTDAINFCIEYIQKHYNARFIAMGHRVLHGGTEMHGLLPIDVEVLAKIKELVKFGPLHQPYALENIEKLKNSNIPQYAYFDTSFHRTIPMHRRVYPIPQQYTKDGIIKYGFHGIAYESAMYSVSNTLPGKADSKIVIVHMGSGVSACAISEGKSVDTTMGLTPLDGFMMGTRCGAIDPAIPLLMQEIYKISAIEIHRMLNKDSGLKAISGISNDMRKLLNSNSESAKFAIEVFMYKAVKEISGLIAILGGVDVLVFSGGIGENSSYIRKRIVDGLSVFGLLLDDLMNEKCSTLISPKSSKTDIIIAKVNEESIIIDHIRTFIQNNR; from the coding sequence ATGGTAGATTATATTCTTGTCGCTAATACTGGTTCTTCTAGTTTGAAGATTACTGCGAGTCCTTTCAATAAAGATCAAGGGATAGATGTTGTAATGCATGTAGATTTTTTGTTAAATAGTACTTCTTGTTCTGTAAAATATGGTGAATTCGTAAAAGATATAGAGATTCAAAATGGTACAGATGCAATAAATTTTTGTATTGAGTATATACAAAAGCACTATAATGCAAGATTTATAGCTATGGGACATAGGGTTTTACATGGTGGAACTGAAATGCATGGCTTATTACCTATAGATGTAGAAGTGCTAGCGAAAATCAAGGAGCTCGTAAAATTTGGTCCTTTACATCAACCATATGCGTTAGAAAATATAGAGAAATTAAAAAATTCTAATATACCGCAATACGCATATTTTGATACTAGTTTCCACAGAACGATTCCTATGCATCGTAGGGTATATCCTATACCTCAACAGTATACTAAAGATGGTATAATAAAATATGGTTTTCATGGTATTGCTTACGAAAGTGCAATGTATAGCGTTTCTAATACTTTACCTGGTAAAGCTGATTCTAAAATAGTAATTGTTCATATGGGAAGTGGAGTTAGTGCTTGTGCGATTAGTGAAGGAAAAAGTGTTGATACTACAATGGGACTTACGCCACTGGATGGTTTTATGATGGGAACAAGATGCGGTGCAATAGATCCGGCAATCCCGTTATTAATGCAAGAAATTTATAAAATCTCTGCTATCGAAATACATCGTATGCTAAATAAGGATTCAGGTTTAAAAGCAATATCAGGTATTAGTAATGATATGAGAAAGCTCTTAAATAGTAATTCAGAAAGTGCTAAATTTGCGATAGAAGTATTTATGTATAAAGCTGTAAAAGAGATTAGTGGTTTGATTGCAATTTTAGGAGGGGTAGATGTGTTAGTTTTTTCTGGTGGGATTGGTGAAAATTCATCTTATATAAGAAAGAGAATAGTAGATGGATTATCTGTGTTCGGGTTATTGCTAGATGATCTAATGAATGAAAAGTGTTCAACTCTAATTTCGCCGAAAAGTAGTAAAACTGATATTATTATTGCAAAAGTTAACGAAGAGTCGATAATAATCGATCATATCAGAACATTCATTCAGAATAATCGGTGA